Proteins from a genomic interval of Capsicum annuum cultivar UCD-10X-F1 chromosome 4, UCD10Xv1.1, whole genome shotgun sequence:
- the LOC107867548 gene encoding helicase sen1 isoform X3 — translation MKALLQPDLNSIDMQVAEKEEGEWSDAEGSTNADKSCGLNDKSNTGVDRALQEKSAVEPVSNNDKVGSVDNASRDNEKRNGENYNVSSLELDRDTNDRKSNSRSSETSSKGDITMDGQEDSGQVPKHREIRGVEAIHALKCANNFGKRPKIDQQKEAMLGKKRSRQTMFLDLEDVKQAGSQKSTTRRQNFPAPVTTRTVKESRNVPPPSEKNAEKQSQLLVKDVKQIDSTNEGNLPMESNDSKSESSADVNLAPLGRPRRMNSSTDLLSEAQTQPMPRQGSWKHPTDQRQNRNSQFPGRKPALTSQNSMDTKLGAKKPPSKKQPVVSSLCLDTSVERLIREVTNEKFWQHPDEAELQCVPGHFESVEEYVKVFEPLLFEECRAQLYSTWEEMTDTGTHVKVHIKNIERRERGWYDVILFPECEWKWLFKEGDVAVLSTPRPGSAVRSRRSGTSTFGDGDEPEISGRVAGTVRRHIPIDTRDPAGAILHFYVGDPYDTNSNIGSDHILRKLQPRGIWFLTVLGSLATTQREYVALHAFRRLNPQMQNAILQPSPEHFPKYEEQTPAMPDCFTPNFTDHLHRTFNEPQLAAIQWAATHTAAGTNGMTKRQDPWPFTLVQGPPGTGKTHTVWGMLNVIHLVQYQHYYTALLKKLAPESYKQNNENNSDNVATGSIDEVLLSMDQNLFRTLPKLCPKPRMLVCAPSNAATDELLARVLDRGFIDGEMKVYRPDVARVGVDSQTRAAQAVSVERRTEQLLMKNRDEVYGWMHQLRAREAQLSQQIAGLQRELTIAAASGRAQGSVGVDPDVLMARDQNRDTLLQNLAAVVENRDKILVEMSRLLILESRFRGGNNFNMEEARASLEASFANEAEIVFTTVSSSGRKLFSRLTHGFDMVVIDEAAQASEVGVLPPLSLGAARCVLVGDPQQLPATVISKAAGTLMYSRSLFERFQQAGCPTMLLSVQYRMHPQIRDFPSRYFYQGRLTDSESVVNLPDEVYYKEPLLKPYIFYDITHGRESHRGGSVSYQNTHEAQFCLRLYEHLQKTCKSLGVGKVTVGIITPYKLQLKCLQREFGDVLNSEEGKDIYINTVDAFQGQERDVIIMSCVRASGHGVGFVADIRRMNVALTRARRALWVMGNANSLVQSEDWAALIADAKTRKCYMDMDTLPKDFLLPLLPKTASHAPPPTKMSNNRGLRSGLRHRVYDTHMESRSGTPSEDDEKPNSLHVRNGNYRPPKPSLENSLDDFDQSADRSRDAWQYGLQRRQNTAGNGRRDM, via the exons ATGAAGGCTTTGCTGCAGCCAGATCTAAACTCTATTGATATGCAAGTGGCTGAAAAGGAAGAAGGTGAATGGTCTGATGCAGAGGGATCAACAAATGCAGATAAAAGTTGTGGTTTGAATGATAAGTCGAATACTGGTGTTGATAGAGCTTTGCAGGAGAAATCAGCAGTTGAGCCGGTGAGCAATAATGATAAAGTTGGCTCTGTCGATAATGCTTCTCGGGATAATGAGAAACGGAACGGTGAAAATTACAATGTTTCTTCTTTAGAATTAGACCGAGATACAAATGACAGGAAAAGTAATAGCAGAAGTTCTGAAACCAGTAGTAAAGGTGATATCACCATGGATGGTCAGGAGGATTCTGGGCAGGTGCCAAAGCATAGAGAGATTAGAGGTGTTGAGGCAATTCATGCACTAAAGTGTGCTAACAATTTTGGTAAGCGCCCTAAGATTGACCAGCAGAAGGAAGCGATGCTGGGAAAGAAGCGTAGTAGGCAGACCATGTTTCTTGATTTGGAAGACGTTAAACAGGCAGGTTCTCAAAAAAGTACCACGAGGCGGCAAAATTTTCCAGCACCTGTTACAACTCGTACTGTAAAAGAGTCTCGTAATGTTCCTCCACCTTCTGAAAAGAACGCGGAAAAGCAGAGTCAGCTACTTGTGAAAGATGTGAAACAAATTGATTCAACTAATGAAGGAAACTTGCCTATGGAATCTAATGATTCTAAATCTGAATCCAGTGCTGATGTGAACCTTGCACCTCTAGGTCGGCCAAGACGGATGAATAGTTCTACTGACCTTTTGTCTGAGGCTCAAACACAACCTATGCCTAGACAAGGTTCTTGGAAGCATCCCACAGATCAGAGACAAAATAGAAACTCACAGTTTCCTGGTAGGAAGCCTGCTCTGACTAGTCAAAATTCCATGGATACAAAATTGGGAGCCAAAAAACCTCCATCCAAGAAGCAACCTGTAGTAAGTAGCCTGTGTCTAGATACATCTGTAGAACGCCTTATTCGCGAGGTGACAAACGAGAAGTTTTGGCAACATCCAG ATGAAGCGGAGCTTCAGTGTGTACCTGGTCACTTTGAATCTGTGGAAGAATATGTTAAGGTGTTTGAACCCTTGCTCTTTGAGGAATGTCGGGCACAGCTGTACAGTACATGGGAGGAGATGACTGACACAGGAACCCATGTGAAAGTCCATATTAAAAACATTGAACGGCGAGAAAGAG GATGGTATGATGTAATCCTTTTTCCAGAATGTGAGTGGAAGTGGTTATTCAAAGAGGGAGATGTAGCAGTTCTCTCCACTCCCCGCCCCGGATCAG CAGTCCGATCACGGAGAAGTGGCACCTCAACATTTGGGGATGGTGATGAGCCTGAAATTAGTGGTCGTGTGGCTGGTACTGTGAGACGACACATACCTATTGATACTCGAGACCCTGCCGGAGCCATCCTGCACTTCTATGTTGGAGATCCATATGACACCAACAG CAATATTGGTAGTGATCACATACTGCGGAAACTGCAACCAAGAGGCATCTGGTTTCTGACTGTTCTGGGTTCTCTAGCAACAACCCAACGTGAATATGTTGCTTTACATGCATTCCGGCGTCTTAATCCGCAG ATGCAAAATGCAATTCTTCAGCCAAGTCCGGAGCATTTCCCTAAATACGAAGAGCAGACACCTGCAATGCCCGACTGCTTTACACCAAACTTTACTGACCACTTGCACAGGACCTTTAATGAACCACAGCTAGCAGCAATCCAATGGGCTGCTACACATACAGCTGCTGGGACTAATGGTATGACAAAGAGGCAAGATCCATGGCCTTTTACTCTAGTTCAAGGGCCACCTGGTACGGGTAAAACACACACAGTGTGGGGAATGCTGAATGTCATCCATCTTGTTCAGTATCAGCACTATTACACAGCATTGCTCAAGAAACTTGCTCCTGAAAGCTATAAGCAGAATAATGAGAATAACTCAGATAATGTTGCTACTGGATCCATTGATGAAGTCCTTCTAAGCATGGATCAGAATCTCTTCAGAACCCTCCCTAAGCTATGCCCAAAGCCTAGAATGCTTGTCTGTGCTCCTTCAAATGCTGCAACTGACGAGCTTCTTGCACGTGTTCTTGATCGTGGATTCATTGATGGCGAGATGAAAGTTTATCGGCCTGATGTTGCACGCGTTGGGGTGGATTCCCAAACGCGTGCCGCTCAAGCAGTTTCTGTAGAGCGGAGAACCGAACAACTTTTGATGAAGAATCGCGATGAAGTTTATGGGTGGATGCACCAGTTGAGAGCTCGTGAAGCTCAGTTGTCACAGCAGATAGCTGGCCTTCAAAGAGAACTAACAATTGCTGCTGCTTCTGGTCGTGCACAGGGATCTGTTGGAGTTGATCCTGATGTTCTTATGGCTAGGGACCAAAATCGAGATACTCTATTGCAGAACCTTGCAGCAGTGGTTGAGAATAGAGATAAAATACTGGTGGAGATGTCCCGCCTTCTGATTTTGGAGAGTAGGTTCCGTGGTGGTAACAATTTCAACATGGAGGAAGCTCGTGCAAGTCTGGAGGCTAGTTTTGCCAATGAAGCTGAAATTGTTTTCACTACCGTCTCAAGTAGTGGGAGGAAATTGTTCTCTCGTCTTACCCATGGTTTTGACATGGTAGTCATTGATGAAGCAGCCCAAGCCAGTGAAGTAGGAGTTCTTCCTCCTCTTTCTCTCGGTGCAGCAAGATGCGTTCTTGTAGGGGATCCACAGCAGCTTCCTGCTACAGTTATCAGCAAAGCAGCTGGAACATTGATGTACAGTAGAAGCCTCTTTGAGAGGTTTCAGCAAGCAGGCTGCCCAACTATGTTGTTATCAGTGCAGTACAGGATGCACCCTCAAATTAGGGATTTTCCTTCTAGGTACTTTTATCAAGGTCGCCTTACTGATAGTGAAAGTGTTGTGAATCTGCCTGACGAAGTTTATTACAAGGAGCCTTTACTGAAGCCTTACATCTTTTATGACATTACACATGGTCGAGAATCACATAGAGGTGGATCCGTTTCATATCAGAATACACATGAAGCGCAGTTCTGTCTTCGTTTGTATGAGCATCTTCAAAAAACTTGTAAATCTCTTGGTGTTGGGAAAGTTACTGTAGGTATAATCACTCCATACAAACTGCAACTTAAATGCCTCCAAAGGGAGTTTGGGGATGTTTTAAATTCTGAAGAAGGAAAAGACATTTACATAAATACTGTGGATGCTTTCCAGGGTCAAGAGCGTGATGTTATTATAATGTCATGTGTGCGTGCCTCAGGTCACGGGGTTGGGTTTGTTGCAGATATAAGGCGAATGAATGTTGCTCTTACTCGTGCCAGAAGAGCTCTTTGG GTAATGGGAAATGCCAATTCTCTGGTGCAATCAGAAGATTGGGCTGCACTGATTGCCGATGCCAAAACCAGAAAATGTTACATGGACATGGATACTTTGCCCAAGGACTTCTTGCTGCCTTTGCTACCCAAGACAGCTTCTCATGCTCCTCCACCAACCAAGATGTCTAATAATCGAGGTTTGAGATCTGGGTTACGACACAGAGTATACGATACACACATGGAGTCCAGATCAGGAACACCTTCAGAAGATGATGAAAAGCCAAATTCATTGCATGTAAGGAATGGAAATTATAGGCCTCCTAAGCCATCACTGGAGAATTCATTGGATGATTTTGATCAATCTGCTGATAGATCTAGAGATGCCTGGCAATATGGCTTACAGAGGAGGCAAAATACAGCTGGAAATGGGAGAAGAGACATGTAA
- the LOC107867548 gene encoding probable helicase senataxin isoform X2: MGSKGKVLFDLNEPPAEDDQDSDGVLCLQPRRAVPSSSTNTSEFLASSVDPPGIVNNHAFSHASSVSGFQPFVRSKGAEASREPEDQRTAGPSTSGGASFSKSNQEDTMKALLQPDLNSIDMQVAEKEEGEWSDAEGSTNADKSCGLNDKSNTGVDRALQEKSAVEPVSNNDKVGSVDNASRDNEKRNGENYNVSSLELDRDTNDRKSNSRSSETSSKGDITMDGQEDSGQVPKHREIRGVEAIHALKCANNFGKRPKIDQQKEAMLGKKRSRQTMFLDLEDVKQAGSQKSTTRRQNFPAPVTTRTVKESRNVPPPSEKNAEKQSQLLVKDVKQIDSTNEGNLPMESNDSKSESSADVNLAPLGRPRRMNSSTDLLSEAQTQPMPRQGSWKHPTDQRQNRNSQFPGRKPALTSQNSMDTKLGAKKPPSKKQPVVSSLCLDTSVERLIREVTNEKFWQHPDEAELQCVPGHFESVEEYVKVFEPLLFEECRAQLYSTWEEMTDTGTHVKVHIKNIERRERGWYDVILFPECEWKWLFKEGDVAVLSTPRPGSVRSRRSGTSTFGDGDEPEISGRVAGTVRRHIPIDTRDPAGAILHFYVGDPYDTNSNIGSDHILRKLQPRGIWFLTVLGSLATTQREYVALHAFRRLNPQMQNAILQPSPEHFPKYEEQTPAMPDCFTPNFTDHLHRTFNEPQLAAIQWAATHTAAGTNGMTKRQDPWPFTLVQGPPGTGKTHTVWGMLNVIHLVQYQHYYTALLKKLAPESYKQNNENNSDNVATGSIDEVLLSMDQNLFRTLPKLCPKPRMLVCAPSNAATDELLARVLDRGFIDGEMKVYRPDVARVGVDSQTRAAQAVSVERRTEQLLMKNRDEVYGWMHQLRAREAQLSQQIAGLQRELTIAAASGRAQGSVGVDPDVLMARDQNRDTLLQNLAAVVENRDKILVEMSRLLILESRFRGGNNFNMEEARASLEASFANEAEIVFTTVSSSGRKLFSRLTHGFDMVVIDEAAQASEVGVLPPLSLGAARCVLVGDPQQLPATVISKAAGTLMYSRSLFERFQQAGCPTMLLSVQYRMHPQIRDFPSRYFYQGRLTDSESVVNLPDEVYYKEPLLKPYIFYDITHGRESHRGGSVSYQNTHEAQFCLRLYEHLQKTCKSLGVGKVTVGIITPYKLQLKCLQREFGDVLNSEEGKDIYINTVDAFQGQERDVIIMSCVRASGHGVGFVADIRRMNVALTRARRALWVMGNANSLVQSEDWAALIADAKTRKCYMDMDTLPKDFLLPLLPKTASHAPPPTKMSNNRGLRSGLRHRVYDTHMESRSGTPSEDDEKPNSLHVRNGNYRPPKPSLENSLDDFDQSADRSRDAWQYGLQRRQNTAGNGRRDM, translated from the exons ATGGGTTCTAAAGGAAAGGTATTATTTGATCTTAATGAACCGCCTGCCGAGGATGACCAAGATAGTGATGGTGTCCTCTGTCTCCAGCCTCGGAGAGCAGTTCCTTCTTCTAGTACAAACACTTCTGAGTTTTTGGCATCCTCTGTTGATCCTCCGGGGATAGTAAACAATCATGCATTTTCCCATGCCTCTTCCGTTTCAGGTTTTCAGCCCTTTGTTCGATCAAAAGGTGCAGAGGCATCTAGAGAACCTGAGGATCAGAGGACTGCTGGACCCTCAACTTCGGGTGGTGCTTCATTTTCTAAATCAAATCAAGAAGACACAATGAAGGCTTTGCTGCAGCCAGATCTAAACTCTATTGATATGCAAGTGGCTGAAAAGGAAGAAGGTGAATGGTCTGATGCAGAGGGATCAACAAATGCAGATAAAAGTTGTGGTTTGAATGATAAGTCGAATACTGGTGTTGATAGAGCTTTGCAGGAGAAATCAGCAGTTGAGCCGGTGAGCAATAATGATAAAGTTGGCTCTGTCGATAATGCTTCTCGGGATAATGAGAAACGGAACGGTGAAAATTACAATGTTTCTTCTTTAGAATTAGACCGAGATACAAATGACAGGAAAAGTAATAGCAGAAGTTCTGAAACCAGTAGTAAAGGTGATATCACCATGGATGGTCAGGAGGATTCTGGGCAGGTGCCAAAGCATAGAGAGATTAGAGGTGTTGAGGCAATTCATGCACTAAAGTGTGCTAACAATTTTGGTAAGCGCCCTAAGATTGACCAGCAGAAGGAAGCGATGCTGGGAAAGAAGCGTAGTAGGCAGACCATGTTTCTTGATTTGGAAGACGTTAAACAGGCAGGTTCTCAAAAAAGTACCACGAGGCGGCAAAATTTTCCAGCACCTGTTACAACTCGTACTGTAAAAGAGTCTCGTAATGTTCCTCCACCTTCTGAAAAGAACGCGGAAAAGCAGAGTCAGCTACTTGTGAAAGATGTGAAACAAATTGATTCAACTAATGAAGGAAACTTGCCTATGGAATCTAATGATTCTAAATCTGAATCCAGTGCTGATGTGAACCTTGCACCTCTAGGTCGGCCAAGACGGATGAATAGTTCTACTGACCTTTTGTCTGAGGCTCAAACACAACCTATGCCTAGACAAGGTTCTTGGAAGCATCCCACAGATCAGAGACAAAATAGAAACTCACAGTTTCCTGGTAGGAAGCCTGCTCTGACTAGTCAAAATTCCATGGATACAAAATTGGGAGCCAAAAAACCTCCATCCAAGAAGCAACCTGTAGTAAGTAGCCTGTGTCTAGATACATCTGTAGAACGCCTTATTCGCGAGGTGACAAACGAGAAGTTTTGGCAACATCCAG ATGAAGCGGAGCTTCAGTGTGTACCTGGTCACTTTGAATCTGTGGAAGAATATGTTAAGGTGTTTGAACCCTTGCTCTTTGAGGAATGTCGGGCACAGCTGTACAGTACATGGGAGGAGATGACTGACACAGGAACCCATGTGAAAGTCCATATTAAAAACATTGAACGGCGAGAAAGAG GATGGTATGATGTAATCCTTTTTCCAGAATGTGAGTGGAAGTGGTTATTCAAAGAGGGAGATGTAGCAGTTCTCTCCACTCCCCGCCCCGGATCAG TCCGATCACGGAGAAGTGGCACCTCAACATTTGGGGATGGTGATGAGCCTGAAATTAGTGGTCGTGTGGCTGGTACTGTGAGACGACACATACCTATTGATACTCGAGACCCTGCCGGAGCCATCCTGCACTTCTATGTTGGAGATCCATATGACACCAACAG CAATATTGGTAGTGATCACATACTGCGGAAACTGCAACCAAGAGGCATCTGGTTTCTGACTGTTCTGGGTTCTCTAGCAACAACCCAACGTGAATATGTTGCTTTACATGCATTCCGGCGTCTTAATCCGCAG ATGCAAAATGCAATTCTTCAGCCAAGTCCGGAGCATTTCCCTAAATACGAAGAGCAGACACCTGCAATGCCCGACTGCTTTACACCAAACTTTACTGACCACTTGCACAGGACCTTTAATGAACCACAGCTAGCAGCAATCCAATGGGCTGCTACACATACAGCTGCTGGGACTAATGGTATGACAAAGAGGCAAGATCCATGGCCTTTTACTCTAGTTCAAGGGCCACCTGGTACGGGTAAAACACACACAGTGTGGGGAATGCTGAATGTCATCCATCTTGTTCAGTATCAGCACTATTACACAGCATTGCTCAAGAAACTTGCTCCTGAAAGCTATAAGCAGAATAATGAGAATAACTCAGATAATGTTGCTACTGGATCCATTGATGAAGTCCTTCTAAGCATGGATCAGAATCTCTTCAGAACCCTCCCTAAGCTATGCCCAAAGCCTAGAATGCTTGTCTGTGCTCCTTCAAATGCTGCAACTGACGAGCTTCTTGCACGTGTTCTTGATCGTGGATTCATTGATGGCGAGATGAAAGTTTATCGGCCTGATGTTGCACGCGTTGGGGTGGATTCCCAAACGCGTGCCGCTCAAGCAGTTTCTGTAGAGCGGAGAACCGAACAACTTTTGATGAAGAATCGCGATGAAGTTTATGGGTGGATGCACCAGTTGAGAGCTCGTGAAGCTCAGTTGTCACAGCAGATAGCTGGCCTTCAAAGAGAACTAACAATTGCTGCTGCTTCTGGTCGTGCACAGGGATCTGTTGGAGTTGATCCTGATGTTCTTATGGCTAGGGACCAAAATCGAGATACTCTATTGCAGAACCTTGCAGCAGTGGTTGAGAATAGAGATAAAATACTGGTGGAGATGTCCCGCCTTCTGATTTTGGAGAGTAGGTTCCGTGGTGGTAACAATTTCAACATGGAGGAAGCTCGTGCAAGTCTGGAGGCTAGTTTTGCCAATGAAGCTGAAATTGTTTTCACTACCGTCTCAAGTAGTGGGAGGAAATTGTTCTCTCGTCTTACCCATGGTTTTGACATGGTAGTCATTGATGAAGCAGCCCAAGCCAGTGAAGTAGGAGTTCTTCCTCCTCTTTCTCTCGGTGCAGCAAGATGCGTTCTTGTAGGGGATCCACAGCAGCTTCCTGCTACAGTTATCAGCAAAGCAGCTGGAACATTGATGTACAGTAGAAGCCTCTTTGAGAGGTTTCAGCAAGCAGGCTGCCCAACTATGTTGTTATCAGTGCAGTACAGGATGCACCCTCAAATTAGGGATTTTCCTTCTAGGTACTTTTATCAAGGTCGCCTTACTGATAGTGAAAGTGTTGTGAATCTGCCTGACGAAGTTTATTACAAGGAGCCTTTACTGAAGCCTTACATCTTTTATGACATTACACATGGTCGAGAATCACATAGAGGTGGATCCGTTTCATATCAGAATACACATGAAGCGCAGTTCTGTCTTCGTTTGTATGAGCATCTTCAAAAAACTTGTAAATCTCTTGGTGTTGGGAAAGTTACTGTAGGTATAATCACTCCATACAAACTGCAACTTAAATGCCTCCAAAGGGAGTTTGGGGATGTTTTAAATTCTGAAGAAGGAAAAGACATTTACATAAATACTGTGGATGCTTTCCAGGGTCAAGAGCGTGATGTTATTATAATGTCATGTGTGCGTGCCTCAGGTCACGGGGTTGGGTTTGTTGCAGATATAAGGCGAATGAATGTTGCTCTTACTCGTGCCAGAAGAGCTCTTTGG GTAATGGGAAATGCCAATTCTCTGGTGCAATCAGAAGATTGGGCTGCACTGATTGCCGATGCCAAAACCAGAAAATGTTACATGGACATGGATACTTTGCCCAAGGACTTCTTGCTGCCTTTGCTACCCAAGACAGCTTCTCATGCTCCTCCACCAACCAAGATGTCTAATAATCGAGGTTTGAGATCTGGGTTACGACACAGAGTATACGATACACACATGGAGTCCAGATCAGGAACACCTTCAGAAGATGATGAAAAGCCAAATTCATTGCATGTAAGGAATGGAAATTATAGGCCTCCTAAGCCATCACTGGAGAATTCATTGGATGATTTTGATCAATCTGCTGATAGATCTAGAGATGCCTGGCAATATGGCTTACAGAGGAGGCAAAATACAGCTGGAAATGGGAGAAGAGACATGTAA